The genomic region AGGAAAGCCGGGCCTTTTACTGGCTCGCCACCAGCCGCGACGACGAGGCCAAGCGGCGCACAGCTGCCTTCACCCGGTACGGGGGCAACACCGTCGCCGCGCTGGAGGAACTGGTCGGCGCCGAGCAACACCGGGAATCAACACGGGGGGGGGTTGTGGCATGAGGAGGACCCTTGCACTGACGGCCCTGCTGCTGGGGAGCGCGCAGGCGGACGCGTGGGACGACATCGGTACCTTCATGCAGTCGGCGTGCAGCACCACCCAGCAGGTCGGCGGCAACGATTTCGATTGGCTGTGCAGCATCAGCAGCTCCTACGGCTTCCTGGTGGACAACATCGTCAACGGCGACTGGGAGGCGTTCGCCCGCGAGGTCATGGGGCAGTACGGCTCGCAGCTCGTGGGGTACTTCGCGGGTGAACTCGGTTCGGGGAACCTGAACAAGATCACGGCCGACATCGACGAGGCGTTGCGCGGCACCTACGCCGAGACCCGCTCGGCGCTGCTGGGGGCCATGACGCGCACCCTGCGCGCCCAGACCCGGGGGCAGAAGGACGACAACGAGGGCCTGCCGGTCACCACGGCGGGCGGCCTGGCCGACTACAGCGCGAACGCGCACCCGATCCTGCGCGTCGCCCAGGACGCCGGGCGCTACCAGCGCACGGCCGACATGTTCGCCGGGCTGATGCAGGCGGCCAAGGCCAAAAAGATCAACGAGGAATCCCAGCGGGCTGTCGAGAGCGCCCTGCAACCCGCCATCACCAACGCGGCCGGTGTCGTGGGGGTGCCTGGCGTCCGTCCGGGCTTCGCCGACGCGCAGACGGCCAAGGCCAAGACGGCGCTGTCCACCCGGGAGGTGAATGAACTCTCGCTGGGCAGCTTCAACGAGTTTTTCAAGGCTTACATGACCACCAGCGTCGCGGAGCTGCAACTGCTCACCGAGATCGCCAAGCAGGGAGCGCTGACAAACACGCAACTGCTTCAGGGCTACCAGACGGGGATGAACGACCTGGTGAGCAGCAACAACGACCTCAAGACCGAGTTGGAGGAGGTTGCGGCAGAGCACCTGAACGAGGCGGAAAGCTTGATGCGCCGGATCGACCTCCAGCTTGAGTCCACCCAGGCCCTGCTCCGGTTTGACGGAACTGGCACGGGAGGGACGCCGTGAGGCTGCTGTGGTTGCTGGTGCTGCTGTGCCTGAGCGTGGCAGCGGCGGCAGGCTCACCGGAGGCGGAGCAGATCAAGCAGTACCTGCTGGGTACCTCCCAGAACTCCACGCTGGGCGAGTACCTGAACGTGATCGGCGGCAGCCCCCTCAAGGTGCTGTACGCGGACACCCAGAAGATCGCCCATCCCTACATCATCAACACGGCCGTGGGGTTCGGCTTGACCCTGACCGTGATAGGAGCGGTGCGCGCGTTCGCCAAGCACAGTGTCGAGGGCGGGAGTCACCAGAAGCTCGGGCAGATCATGGTCCGCCATGCCATCGCGGCAGGCGTGATCGTCGTGTGCGCCTCGCCCGCCCGTCCTGCCGTGGAGACCACCCTGTACGGCGTGCGGGTTGCCTATGTGGCCGGGCACAAGCTGTTCGCCAACGACCTGGAACACCGGATGGAGGAGACCAAAAAAGGGTTCGCCACCATCCTGGCGAACACCGTGCAGGCGGGCACGATGGTCGCCGGGGCCAAGGCGGTCGGTTCCGGCGTGGCGAAGGCGGCGGGCCGGGCCGCTGCGGGCCGGGGCGGCACCATCGGCGGCAAGGTCGCCGGTGGTCTCAAGACGGTGGACGACGCGGCCACCCGGGGCGTCGTGGGTGTTGCGGGCGGCGTGTTCGGCGCCCTGGGCGGCAACCTGGGCGCCATGCTCGACTTCCTCAATCAGTATCAGGGGCTGCTGGGGACCCTGGGGCTGATGGGGGCCATGCTCGGCATCCTCGTACCGGTGTTCGTTGGGGCCTGGGCACTCGGCCAGGGACGGATCGCCTACATGGGGCTGCTGGGCTGGGTCGCCATGATGATGGCGATTCTGCCGCTACCGGGCATTCTCAGTATTGCGGTCGAGAAGGCCTTTGTCGCCCCCAGCAAGATCGCCCAGAAGTATGAGCAGGAAATTGGTCTGTTCGCCGCCGCCTCCGAGAAGTTGGCCCAGCAGTCCGCGCAAACCATGAACCGCGAGGCGGAGCAGGTCATCAAGCAGTGTGAGGCGGAGGCGAGGAGTCAGAGTATGCAGGCGTCGAGTCCCTGCACGAACTACGGGCAGGACGGTTTCTTGCAGGGGTTCTACAGCGGCATCGGCAAGAACTTGCAGACCATCGGCCTCCGCATTCAGCAGGCCCTCGGTCTGGTGGTCGATCAGGTGGCCGGAACCATCGTGACGCTCCGTAGCCTCACCTCCGCCGTGCAGGTTGGTTTCTGGGTTCTGTTGGGGTTCATCACATGGGTACTCTCTCTTTTCGGTTTCAGCTCATACCGGCGCTGACGCTGACAGCCGCGCTCTCCAGTGCGGCCTCGGCGGCTCCCGTCGGCTACGACCAAGTGCTGGACGCCATCGGCGTCGCGCAGCGCCGGGTGCTGCTGTATACCCCAGCGCTCACCGACCCAGGGCTCACGGGTGCCCTGCGCGAGGCGGTGCTCGACACCGCCCGCGAGACGCCGGTGTACGTGCTGACGGTGCCCTTCTTCTCGTACAAGCCCGAGAGCGGTGTGAACACGCTGGCCCTGGTCGGAGCGCTCGTGCATGAGGCCCAGGTGGACAGCCGCTTGGCGGTCCTGATCGTGGACGACCACGTGTTCGTCAGCAAGACGCTGGGGCGGGTGCCCCGGCCCAGCGACATCGAGTACCTGCCCGGCAAGGTCAATACCTACCTGAACTGGTACAAAACGGCCCTCGGAAGCGCGCGGAGGGTGTCACGGCTGGACGCCGTGCAGCGCATCAAGGAGATGGCAAAATGACGACTTCGTTGCCCCATAACGACCCGCAGAGCCCCACCGAGAGGACCACCCTGGTTCCGAAGGGCCGGGAGGACCGCGTGAGCGCCCAGAAGGGCCTTATCGAGGTGATCATGCAGCCCTACACCCTGGTCAGCCTGGTGCTGATCGGCGGGGGGCTGGCGATCAGCTTCATCGATCCCAAGGGCCTGGTGCTGCTGCTGGTCGCCGTGGTGATTGTGCTGGGTCTGCGGCTGGGCTACACCACACGCCAGGGCGTGCGTGAGGGGAACGACCTCCAGCGCCGCACCATCACGCTGCTGCAACAGCAGAACGCCCTGTTGGCCCGCCAGGTGCCGCGTGATGACGAGGGGCGGCGGTGAAGTACCCGGCCATCCGCGCCCGCGAGGATCTGGAACTGCTGGAACCCTTCCTTCCCCATGACGCGCGTGAGCTGCTGGGAGACGACTTCGAGCGCCTGGACGAACTGCGGCTGCTGCTGGAACAGCCCTTCTGTGCCCTCTTTTCAGGAGAAGAGGAGTACCGGGAGTACCCGCTGACCATCACGGGCGCCCATATGTCGCTGATGCTCAGCGTCACCGAGGAGGCCGGGGGCTTCCGCGACGACAACCGCATGGGGGTCGAGGGCACCGGGCACCGCATCAGCCGCATCCGCCAGCGCGGCCACACCATCGGCTACACCATCCGGGTGGGGCGGTATTTCGACGGGATCGGCCTGCCTCTGGTCCCTTACCTGTGCGAGGAACCGAGCATGCTGATCGTCGGCGAGGCGGGCAGCGGCAAGACCACCCTGTTGCGCGGCATCCTCCGTCTGATCGTCACTGACCCGCGCCTCCGCAAGTACCGTTGGCGCACCGTGCCGGTGGACACCAGCGGGGAGATGTGCGGAGCGGGCAGGATCGTGCATGCGGCCTTGCAGGGCGTCGTGAACATGCCGGTGGACGCCAAAAGCGAGCAGGCCAAGGTCATCCTGGAGGCGACGACCAACCAGAACCCCCGAATTATCGGAGTGGACGAGATCAACAAGCTGGCCGAGGCGGAGGAAGTGGCCGACGCGATGAAGTACGGCGCGCGGCTGATCGGCTCGACGCACGGGCGGGACTTGCGCCTGGTTCATGCGAACAAGAACCTGGCGCCGCTCTTTTCCCCGGAGCCCGTGTTCAGGTGGGCGGCGCTGGTACGTTCCCGGGGCGTGGTAGAGGTGTATGACATGCGCGAGGCGTTGCCAGTTCTCAAGGCGGGCGGCCAGCCGACCGGAAAGCTGCTGGAGGTGTGAGGATGCGGGGAGTGGGACGTGTGCTGATGTTCTGCGTCGAGGTCGTGATCGACACCCTCGTGACGCTCATGACGATGTTCTTCGGGGGCGTCGGCGAGGCCTCCAGGTCGCGGCGCAGGCTATCGGCGCCCGCTTTCCCGGCCGAGTCGAGCTATGGGCGGCGTGAGCGGCGCCGGACGCGGCCCAGGGGTGCGCGCGGGCCGGGAGAATGACGCCCAGGCGTTGGGCGCCGCTGGTGGTGGGCGTGCTGATCGCTGCCCTGGTCGCCGTGCTGCTGATCGGCCGTGGAAGTCGGGACCAGACGGGGGCCTACGTCGAGACCATCAATGCGGGCCTTGAAGAGCTGGGGGAGAACTGCGAGCCGTTCCCCTCGGTGGGGCGACTCACCACCGAGCAACTCCGGGGCCGAGTGCCCAAGATGCGCGACTTTGAGCGTGTGGGGTTGCTCAAGGCCGAGCGGTACTACTCGGAATACGGGCGGGCCGCCGGGTTCACGACTGGGTACGACGTGCGGCTCACCTCGCTGGGGGAGCGGTACTACCGACCCGGAGAGGGCTTCTGCTACGGCCGGGGCGTTGTGACCAGGTTGCTCAATGTCGTGCCCAACGAAGAAACGCGTGACGTGGAGGTGACCTACGAGTACAAGCTTGAACCCTTTCCCGACTGGGCGGGGAAAGTGGGGATCGACGAGCTGTACGAGGCGAGCGTCGTGCTGCGGCCCACTAGAGGCGGCAGGTACGTCGTCAGCGATGCCGTGGACAGCCCATGAGCGGCCCGGAAGAGCCCTGCCCCCGCAGCCGTGCGGGGGCTTTTGCTGGAGGGCTACACTGACGACATGAGCGACCACCACCAGCTCGTGCTGACCCCTGAGCCGCGCTCGGCCAAGGCGCGGCGCCCGGTGTACGCCCATGCGATCCTGCACGTCCGCGCGACGCTCGAAGTGACCCCGGAAGGCGTGGAGGCCGTGGTGAGTGGGGTGCGCCTACCGCTCGCGCTCGCGGACCGGGCCGCGCGGCAGCTCGCCGAGGCCCCGCCGGTGCCCGGTCAGATGCAGCAGCTCAGCCTGTGGCCGCGAACGACCGAAGACGGGGTGTTGGAAGAGCGGCCGGTGCTGTTCCAGATCATGCCCGCCAAGGCCGCGGACGCCAAACCCCAGCTCGATGTGGCCGGGGTCGTCGAGGCGGTGTTGAAAGACGAGGGCCTGCTGCGTGTGCGGATCGACCCGAACGCGCGCACCAACTTGACTCAGCCTTTCAGCCTGCACCTGTGGACACCGCTGGAGGGCCTAGAGCGGCAGTACGTGGGGCGCACCGTGCAGGTGTTCGGAGAGTGGCGTTCAGGGAGCGGACGGCTGGTGGTCAGCTCGACCCGGCGAACCGATCTGGCGTCGGCCAGACAGACGGAAGAACAGCAGGCCTCATAGTTGGAAGGCGACCAATGAAAGCCTAGCTTGACCAGCTATCAACAGGGGGGAAGGGGATGCGGGTGGTTTGGTTCTTTGTTGGTGCGCTCTCGGCGGTGGCGAAGGCGGCGGTCTGGATCATGGACACCACCGAGCGGAACAACCGGGAGTTGCAGGGGTTCATGCCCAGGTACGACCGTGACGGCAACGACGAGGAGTGAAGCGCCCCCACCAACAGCGGCCCCCGAAAGGCGGGCCGCTTTCCTTGGCTTTTAGTAAGCGACTTCGTATATGATATTCCTATGCGCGGCGCAATCCTATTGGTGATTCTGCTTATTGTTATGATTACTTTGGGAATGATTATAAGTAGACAGTTATCCTACACAATGCCTCTTGATGATGCGTATAGATCTTGCATAAATTCGCGCGAAGTGTCATTGAAATGGAAAGAAAGAGACGGACGGATATATATCCGTCCGTATGATGAGCCAAACTTATATGCTCAATGCGGTTAAAATTAGATGTAGCAACCAACAGCCCGATTGATTAGATTCTTGTAGGACGTGGGCCAGGTTGTTGCCCAGGCGTTGCTGTAAACTAGATATCGGGTATTGCCCACTTTCTCATCAACCTTTTCAAGGAATGAATTGCGCTTAACAATACGTAGTCGTCCGTTGCTCATTTCCTTATGCAGTGCAATTCTAGCTCCGCCGTTGCATCTGTCGGTGTTTGGAAGGTTATTTGCTACGTTTCTGCCAACGGCGTTGTTATGAAAATCCATTTGCTGACCAACGCCACCTTGAACTTGAGTTGGACTGCCTTTCTCGTGAGCATCTGCGAAAGCCTGAGCAGCCGCATAGCCAATACTCAGAGTCATCACAGCATTCCAATATGAATGCCTAAAAGCATCCTTTTCGTTGTTAATGCCATAGTCTTGCCATGACATATCAGCACCGGATTGACTGGATGCGATAGCACCTGCATCTAAAAAATTAAGGCAACGCCAGGCACTTTCGTCGCACAACTGCCTCTCGTATGAATTCATCTGAACTGCTTCTTCTGGAATCAGGGTGCTATACGGGTACAATTGTTGGGTGGAAATATCTTGCTGGTGTCTATTCGCAGGATCAACTAGAACATCGCGAAAAATTTTGTTCAACTCGTGGTCGAGTTTCTTATCATCAATATCGGCTTTGCCCTCAAGATACTTCTTCATTTGTCCAATCGATAAGCCAATTCCAGTAGAATTCAATAAGTAGAGATTTTGATTCGTCGTGTTTTTTCTTGCTTGAGCAGTGATGGCGTCTTCACTAACAGGATTGGGAACTTGAGTTCCCGCACTTTCAGGCAGTGGTGCGGAATTATTGTTTATCCCACAAGAGGCAAGACCGAGAGTGAGGGCTAAGATTGCTATTCTTTTCATAGAAACTCCTTCCATAGCCACGGTGTAAACTACTCTATCAGAAGCGAACAACATAAGAGCTGATTAACTCCTGTCTACGAAATAGGAAATGGTCTCGCCAACAGATGTGACACAGTGTTAAGATGTAAAATTCCCTAATCACGTTTGGCCGACACCTGAGGCTGCTCCATATTCCTACGCTAGTATGGGCTTCGAAGTGTGATTGAGCAGAGCAAGTCAGCAGGCTAGGCCCGCCAACGGCTATTTGTTTTACTCAGGAGTTGCACCTTGCATAGTGGAGTGAATAGCCGTGCTGGCGCAGAAATTCCTCGTTTTTGAGGAATGTTCGGAGCAGGCGGTTCAGGTTTAAACGACGAAAACGGACTCAGGAATTCCTCGGCCTTCATGCCCGCACCTCGAATCTCCATCACCACACCAGAACCACGATTCCAGCCACAGGGCGACGAACGAACCAAACCTCCGCGATGCAGGTTTGGCGAGAGGCAATGCAACAGGCAGCCTGAATTTCAGGCTGCCCAGTCGGTCTTCTTTTCCGTTCACGCTTAAGTTGCCAGAACCGGTGCGACCCTCCGCACCTGTTCGTTCCTACTCGTTGGGTTTGAGGATCACCTTCGTCCAGCCGTCTATGCGGTTATCGAAGTTTTTGTATGCGTCGGGGGCCTGTTCCAGCGGCAGGCGGTGCGACACCAGGAATGATGGCTTGGCACGATCAGCGTGAATCAGGTCGCGCAACTCCCGGTTATACGCCTTCACGTTGGCTTGCCCCGAACCCATCCGCAGGCCCTTGAAGAAGAAATTGCCGATGTCGAAGGCAATCTGACCACGCTTCATCAGGTCGTCCGGCGATTTCGGATCCTGCGGAACGAAGACACCCACCACGCCGATCTGCCCGGTGGCGCGAGTAGTCTTCACCAGATTGTTCATGGTCAGGTTGGGGATTTCCTGTCCGCCGTGGTCGTGGCACTGCCAGCCCACACATTCGCAGCCCTTATCTGTACCCCGGCCGTTCGTCAGTTCCATGATCTGTTCGACTGGGTCGTGCTCGGCGTCGTTGACAGCAATGGCTCCGATCTGTTCGGCCAGTTTCAGGCGATCCTTGTGGCGGTCGACCACGATGACTTGCCGGGCCCCCTGAATCATGGCGGAGTAAGCGGCCATCAGTCCCACTGGTCCCGCCCCATAAATCGCGATGCTGTCACCGGGCATCAGATTGGCGAGCCGCGTGGCGTGCCAGCCCGTCGGAAAAATGTCGGCCAGCATCACATAGTCGTCCTCTTTCTCGGCGGCGTCCTCGGGGAGCTTCAGGCAGTTGAAATCACCGAAGGGCACCCGCAAGTACTGGGCCTGTCCACCCTGAAACGGGCCCATGTCGGCAAACCCGTAGGCAGCCCCGGCCTGACCCGGCGCCACCGTCAGGCAGGCTCCAGTCAACCCCTTTTCGCAGTTACGGCAGAAGCCACAGCCGATATTGAACGGCAGACAGACCTTGTCACCCACCTTAATGCGGTACACCGCCCGGCCGATTTCCACCACTTCACCCAGGTTTTCATGCCCAAGCACCCGCCCGCACTCGATGTCGGTGCGGCCCTCGTACATGTGCAGGTCGGAACCGCAGATGTTGGTACTCGTGATTTTCACCAGCACATCTGTGGGTTGCTCAATCTGGGGGTCGGCCACGTCGACAACGCGAACATCACGCGGTCCGTTGTAAATGACAGCTTTCATATGAAACCTCCAACTCCGGCGTATCGGTGACCCGGAGTCCCATTCCTGCTCTTGGTTCGTTCTGGCGTGGCGGGGGCTTAGACCGCTTTGGGATTGATCGCGCTGGCCACTACCGTGAGCTGTTGGTCGGTTTCTTCCTCTTCCTTCAGGGTGGTTTCCAACAGTTTGACCGCCTTCTCCTCACCCAGCAGACCCGCATAGGTGGCGGCGGTGCCGTAGCTGGCGATTTCCAGGTGCTCGACCCGCTGCGCAGCCATGATCAGGGCGGCGTCGCGCACGATGCCCGGCTCGTTGCCGGTGATGATGTCGTTGCCTTCCCTCACCAGCCCGAGCATCGCGCCGCTGACCTTGCCGAGCGGAGACTCGCCCAAC from Deinococcus budaensis harbors:
- a CDS encoding glutathione-independent formaldehyde dehydrogenase gives rise to the protein MKAVIYNGPRDVRVVDVADPQIEQPTDVLVKITSTNICGSDLHMYEGRTDIECGRVLGHENLGEVVEIGRAVYRIKVGDKVCLPFNIGCGFCRNCEKGLTGACLTVAPGQAGAAYGFADMGPFQGGQAQYLRVPFGDFNCLKLPEDAAEKEDDYVMLADIFPTGWHATRLANLMPGDSIAIYGAGPVGLMAAYSAMIQGARQVIVVDRHKDRLKLAEQIGAIAVNDAEHDPVEQIMELTNGRGTDKGCECVGWQCHDHGGQEIPNLTMNNLVKTTRATGQIGVVGVFVPQDPKSPDDLMKRGQIAFDIGNFFFKGLRMGSGQANVKAYNRELRDLIHADRAKPSFLVSHRLPLEQAPDAYKNFDNRIDGWTKVILKPNE
- a CDS encoding DUF6973 domain-containing protein, giving the protein MLFASDRVVYTVAMEGVSMKRIAILALTLGLASCGINNNSAPLPESAGTQVPNPVSEDAITAQARKNTTNQNLYLLNSTGIGLSIGQMKKYLEGKADIDDKKLDHELNKIFRDVLVDPANRHQQDISTQQLYPYSTLIPEEAVQMNSYERQLCDESAWRCLNFLDAGAIASSQSGADMSWQDYGINNEKDAFRHSYWNAVMTLSIGYAAAQAFADAHEKGSPTQVQGGVGQQMDFHNNAVGRNVANNLPNTDRCNGGARIALHKEMSNGRLRIVKRNSFLEKVDEKVGNTRYLVYSNAWATTWPTSYKNLINRAVGCYI
- a CDS encoding ferritin-like domain-containing protein — protein: MRYHTLNDLYVSLLRDLYSAEQQLLIALPVMAQSAVTPKLKEGFELHLTQTQEHVKRLEKIFSGLGESPLGKVSGAMLGLVREGNDIITGNEPGIVRDAALIMAAQRVEHLEIASYGTAATYAGLLGEEKAVKLLETTLKEEEETDQQLTVVASAINPKAV